A segment of the Gossypium hirsutum isolate 1008001.06 chromosome D10, Gossypium_hirsutum_v2.1, whole genome shotgun sequence genome:
AGATGAGAAGCTGTTCAAAGGCCTAGACAGAAGCTTCCACTCGAGGATTAGAATTGGAGATGGTAGGCTGATTGAGGCTAAAGGCAAGGGCAGTGTGTTGATTagcactggttcaggtaacaagcTGATCTCAGATGTGTTTTTTGTACCTGATTTAGACCAGAATTTGCTTAGTGTAGGCCAATTAGTTTAAAAGGGCTATACATTGGTTTTTAAGGATGGTTGCTGTATTGTTCAAGACATGAATGGTCTGGAGTTAGTCACAGTCTCTATGACTGATAGGTGCTTCATGCTGGATGTTAGCCAAATAGAAAGAAAGGCATACACCAGCCTTGTTGAAAGCACTGACTTGTGGCATAGGAGACTAGGCCATGCAAATTTTAGATCCATCGATCTGTTACATAGGCTGAATCTGGTtgatgacatttcaaaaattgaagttagtgggaatgtttgtgaggtttgtcagcttggtaagcaggctagactgccttttcctgctgacagtgcttggagagctcaaaacaagctcgaattggtgcactctgatgtttgtggccctatgagaacaccttcaatcagtgagaacaggtactttgccctgtttatagatgatttaacaaggttgtgctgggtctacttcttgaaacaaaagtcagaagtgtttgaagccTTCTGCAAATTCAAGGCTTATGCTGAAAATCAGTCAGGCTGCAAAATTAGAGCCTTGAGGACTGATAATGGCTCTGAATATGTGTCTGAGAAATTTCAGAAGCTTTGTGATAGTGCTGGGATTCATCATCAGCTCACAACAGTCTATACTCCTCAACAGAATGGAGTCTGTGAGAGAAAGAATAGGACTGTACTGAACATGGCCAGGTGCCTCTTGTTTCAAGGGAAGCTTCCAagtcagttttgggctgaggcagtcaaCACCTCAGTGTATCTGCTCAACAGACTGCCAACTAGAGCAGTCAAGGATAAGACTCCTTTTGAGGCTTGGCATGGAGTCAAACCTGTGGTAACACACTTAAAAGTGTTTGGCTGTGTATGTTATGCACTTATTCCAGTAGAGAAAAGGACCAAGCTTGAGAGCAGAGCAACTCCAGGAATCTTTGTTGGCTACAGCAGCAACAAGAAGGGCTATAGAGTGTATGATCCTACAGCAAAGAAGGTTTTAGTCAGCAGGGATGTAAAGTTTGATGAGGAAaaggtgtggaattggaatgGTGTTGAGGCTGACTTGTCTGAATTGGACCAGTTAGACTTGGTTGCTGAACCTGCAGAAGAAGGACTAAGTAATGATGCTGTCGATGATATACCAGTGAGGGGCACCAGAACTTTGGCTGATGTCTATCAGAGGTGCAATGTTGCTGTGATTGAGCCCTCAGACTTTGAGGAGGCTGCTAAGAACAGAAGCTGGATGAAAGCTATGGAAGCTGAGTTGGAAATGATCAACAAAAAtcagacttgggagttggtgagcagACCAGAACACAAGAGGGTCATAGGAGTTAAATGGGTGTACCGGGCCAAGTACAATGCTGATGGCTcactgaacaagcacaaggccaGGCTTGTGGTGAAGGGCTACAGTCAGCAGTATGGTGTTGACTACCTAGAAACTTTTGCTCCAGTGGCAAGACTGGATACAATTAAGCTGCTGTTTGCTATAGCAGCTCAGAAGCAATGGAGAGTTCATCAATTGGATGTCAAATCAGCATTCCTGAATGGTTTTCTCAAGGAGGAGATTTTCATCgagcaacctgaaggttttgaagttgctggacatgaagacaaagtgtataagttgagaaaggccctctatggcctgaaacaggcaccaagggcctggtatgacagagTTGATGCTTACCTGACCAAACTTGGATTTGTAAAGAGCCTTAGTGAGCCTACTTTATATGTTAAAAGGTCAGAACATGAAAACTTGCTGATTGTTTCCTTGTATGTGGATGATTTGCTTGTGACAGGGAGCAAAATTGAGCTCATTGATCAGTTCAAGGTCCAAATGCAGCAAGTGtttgagatgacagatttgggatcatgacttacttccttggcatggaagtaCACCAGTCTGATCGAGGTATCTTCATCAGCCAACAttcatttgctttgaagatcctagacaaattttgcatgcataactgTAAAGCAGTCAGCACACCTGTGGCTCAAGGAGAAAAGCTGACTAGCAGTGGTGATCAGTAGAGGGTTGATGAGAGGCACTATCGAAgcctagttggttgtctgttgtATCTAACAGCAACCAGGCCAGACATCATGTTTGGTGTCAGCCTGTTATCGAGATTTATGCATTGCTGCAATGAGGCACATTTGAAGACAGCAAAGAGGGTCCTTAGATACATCAAGGGCACTGCTAGTTTTGGTGTAATGTTTGAAAGTCGGAACCAACTGAAACTAGAAGGCTACTCTGATAGTGACTGGGCAGGATCTCTCGATGACATGAAGAGTATCTCTGGATACTTCTTCACACTTGGATcgggcatgttttgctggagttcaaagaagcaacaaactgttgctcagtccACAGCTGAAGCAGAGTACATTGCTGCAGCAGGAGCAGTCAATcaggccatttggctaaggaagcTGCTTCATGATCTTAATGAAACTCAAGGTGAAGCAACTGAAATTTGGGTGGATAATCAGTCTGCAGTTGCAATAGCCAAGAACCCTGTGTTCCATGGTAAGACtaagcattttaaaatcaaactgcattttgttagagaggctgaacaagcaaaggaagtcagccttgtgcattgcagctcaggagcacaattggctgacataatgaccaagcccttaggggctgctcgatttgaatctttgagaagtgcaattggagtgtgttgcatacagtccaaggaggagtgttgaaagctggactgcaatgcaacatggagccgGAAGCATGCTACTatcgagaccagcagctatcgagctcagctcattttgcttggtgTGCACGAATGGTTTTCAGACCAAATGAAGCAACAGATattgctgttttgttttgatgtaactTAGTTCAGTTTAATTGTAACTAGTTTTAATAGTTAGTTGGATTAAGTTTGTGATTGGATTGATGATGTAAAAGCTGATATGTCAGCTCATTTTGTATTTGACTTAAGCttgtattagtttagtttaagtgGGAGTAGTTATGTCATTAGGTATCTGTCAAATGAACCAAAATTTGTAGttcttttatatattcaaatctTGAATGAAAAATGTAATGTTCAGTTACAAATTTGCTGAGTATTCACTTTTGATCaatttttgctttgctttgctctTTCTTTGCTTCGATTTTTCTTGCTTCAGTCTTGCAAACACAGTGTTGTAACTTTGTTTGAtgtttgctgctgccattgttccaacaaaaAGTTACAGAAGGAGCTGTCCGGGAAAAAATTCTTAATTGTTTTAGATGATGTCTGGAATGAGAATTATCATGACTGGACTATCTTACAATCTCCTTTCAAAACGAGGATTCAAGGAAGCAAAATTATTGTGACAACAAGAAACCACGGTGTTTCATCAACAATGGGTGCCTTGTATGCTCATTCTCTAGAGCTTTTGTCAGATGATGATTGTTTGTCTGTATTTGCTCAACATGCATTGGGAGCAAGGGACTTTGAAGGACATCCAAGCCTAAAGGAAGTTGCTGAGAAGATGGTGAGAAAATGCAACGGTTTGCCTTTAGCTGCTAAAACCCTCGGTGGCTTATTGCGCACTAATGTAGATCTTCATGCTTGGGAAGATATATTAGAGAGCGAGATATGGAAGCTATCTAAAGATCAGTCAAGTATAATCCCAGCTCTACAGGTAAGCTACCATCATCTTCCTCTACATTTGAAGCGATGCTTTATGTATTGTGCCATTATTCCCAAGGACTGTGAGTTTGAGAAGGAAGAAATAATCTTGTTATGGAGGGCACAAGGGTTTCTACAAGAAGCACGAGATAAACAGTGCATCCATGATTTGGGTCACAAGTATTTCAACGATCTAGTGTCAAGGTCCCTTTTGCAAGTGTGCGTCAATAATAATTCTCAATTTGTTATGCATGATCTCATTAATGATTTGGCTCAATCAGTTTCCGGAGAAGTATGCTTTAAAATAGAGGATAGTCAACGAATTTCAAAGCATGCTCGCCATTTATCTTACATTGCTGAGAGGGTTGACGGCATCAAAAAATTTGAAGGCATTTATGAAGCGCAACATTTACGAACCTTTCTTCCATTAAGGTTTTCTTCGGTCTTTCGAACTGATAACCATCTAACCAATCATGTCCTAACGAATTTGTTGCCAAACTTGCGATGCTTAAGAGCACTTTCTTTGGAAGAGTATCAAATCACCATGTTACCAGATTTTGTGGGAGATTTGAAACTCTTAAGGTACCTAAACTTTTCTAAGAATAGGGTTATTAAATGCTTGCCGGAATCAGTTAGTACCCTTTACAATTTAGAAACCTTTTTATTGAAGGGGTGTTGGAACCTTGAGAAGTTACCGTCAGAGATGGAAAAGTTGGTCAACCTATGCTATCTTGATATCACTGGTGCATATAAATTAAAAGGCATGGAAAGCAATTTTAGCATGCTAACTAATCTTCAAAAACTTTCCAGTTTTGTTTTGGGCAAAGAGAAGGGACATAAAATAAGGGAGCTAATGAATTTGTCAAATCTCAGGGGTGAGCTTTGTATTTCAGGATTACAGAATATAGCTGAGCCTCGAGATGCATGGATGGCTAGATTATCTGATAAGTCGAGACTTGAGAATTTAGAATTGCAGTGGAGCATAGACTTTGAGAATAGAAGAGAAGAAGTCGAGAAAAAGGTGATGGATGGATTTCAACCTTCTAAGAAGCTCATGGAGCTCAGCATTAAGTTCTATTGTGGAGAAATGTTGGCAAATTGGGTGGGAGATTCATCCTTCAATTGTTTACAATCTTTATGCCTTGATGATTGTAGAAATTTATTGTCATTGCCATCAATTGGGAAATTGCCATTGTTGAAAAAGGTACGTATTAAAGGATTGCGCAGTGTAAGGACTGTGGGAGTTGAGTTGTTTGGAGAGAATACGACCAACACATTTTCTTCATTGGAGATTTTAGAGTTTGTGGACATGCTTAATTGGGAGAGGTGGAACTTGTGTGAAGTTGATGAGGAAGCTAGGAAATTCCCTAAACTTCGTGAACTCTTTATTAAATATTGTCCCTCATTGTTAGGGAGTATGCCGGACTACCTTCCTTCTTTGAAGAAACTTGCAATTCGTAGTTGCGGGAAGTTGATAATTTCTATTCAAAACTTTCCATTGCTTTCAGAATTAGAAATTCATGGTTGCCACGAGGTAATTTATAAAGGTTTTGTAGATTATAGCTCTATAAAAAGAATCTCGTTTGTAGGGATTTCCAAGTTTAGTTGGGCAGCAAAATGCTTGAGGTTAAGATCAATAAAAGTGGAATCGTTTGAGATTGGTGATTGTGAGGAGTTGTGCTCTTCTCGAGAGAACAATTGGGGATTGCTAACTCAGTCCATATCCCCCCAATATTTGAAAATTTCCAGTTGTCCGCCACTTGTATCCATAGGAACAGAAGAGGAAAGAGAAGAATTGATGCAATTGAAGATTCCTTCTAGCACTGTAAACATGATTATAAGGAATTGTGAAAGGTTAGAAAAACTATCGACAACCTTGTACTCTCTCGCATTACTTACGGAATTAGAGCTTGGCGGTTGCTCAAAATTGATTTCTGTTGCAAGGAGCAATTTACCTTCGAATCTGAAAGTGCTAGTCATTCGAAGttgtaaaaatttgcaatgtttGTTGTTGGATGAAGGAGAGGATGTTGACTCCAACAATGCATGTGTTCTTCAGGAGTTGAATATATTCAATTGTGAATCTCTAAAGAGAATAAATAGAAGTGTGTTGCCCACCACACTGAAAGAACTTGAGATACTGGAGTGTCCAAAGTTAGAGTCCATATCCCA
Coding sequences within it:
- the LOC107915178 gene encoding putative disease resistance RPP13-like protein 1, whose translation is MATKLFLDALFAIKEVFVSKLVDFSLEKLASSDLLQFATQKKVLEEIQNLEKELKQIRRVLDDAEERQMKEQLVKGWLIDLQNLAFDVEDVLDEFATEIGRRNLMMERRGSSSKRPGFNIPHPFNDVPFNREIMSKIRDLTSKLKDLEPQRNKLELRMTDCERPTRLEPRLQPTSLEIENHVYGRDKDKQTILDLLLKSDDERNFVIPIVGMGGIGKTTLAQLVYHDNSIQHHFHPKAWACVSDHFDVLRITKEILQSITSVSCNDNDLNIVQEKLQKELSGKKFLIVLDDVWNENYHDWTILQSPFKTRIQGSKIIVTTRNHGVSSTMGALYAHSLELLSDDDCLSVFAQHALGARDFEGHPSLKEVAEKMVRKCNGLPLAAKTLGGLLRTNVDLHAWEDILESEIWKLSKDQSSIIPALQVSYHHLPLHLKRCFMYCAIIPKDCEFEKEEIILLWRAQGFLQEARDKQCIHDLGHKYFNDLVSRSLLQVCVNNNSQFVMHDLINDLAQSVSGEVCFKIEDSQRISKHARHLSYIAERVDGIKKFEGIYEAQHLRTFLPLRFSSVFRTDNHLTNHVLTNLLPNLRCLRALSLEEYQITMLPDFVGDLKLLRYLNFSKNRVIKCLPESVSTLYNLETFLLKGCWNLEKLPSEMEKLVNLCYLDITGAYKLKGMESNFSMLTNLQKLSSFVLGKEKGHKIRELMNLSNLRGELCISGLQNIAEPRDAWMARLSDKSRLENLELQWSIDFENRREEVEKKVMDGFQPSKKLMELSIKFYCGEMLANWVGDSSFNCLQSLCLDDCRNLLSLPSIGKLPLLKKVRIKGLRSVRTVGVELFGENTTNTFSSLEILEFVDMLNWERWNLCEVDEEARKFPKLRELFIKYCPSLLGSMPDYLPSLKKLAIRSCGKLIISIQNFPLLSELEIHGCHEVIYKGFVDYSSIKRISFVGISKFSWAAKCLRLRSIKVESFEIGDCEELCSSRENNWGLLTQSISPQYLKISSCPPLVSIGTEEEREELMQLKIPSSTVNMIIRNCERLEKLSTTLYSLALLTELELGGCSKLISVARSNLPSNLKVLVIRSCKNLQCLLLDEGEDVDSNNACVLQELNIFNCESLKRINRSVLPTTLKELEILECPKLESISQEIQDNSSLESIEIFSCDMLKGLPQGLNKLKHCKRLVIKDCSNLISLGESGLPTTLKVLEIQECPKLESISQEIQDNSSLESIEICKCHMLKGLPQGLNKLKHCKRLVIEDCSNLISLGESGLPTTNLEVVRFRSCRSVQALPGNMHSLNALKELEIRGCPNVTSILEEGIPTNLTSLTIGGPNIWKPILERDLHTLTCLKSLFISNGCPDAVSFPQDEIGVTLPSSLTYLVISDFP